One Rosettibacter firmus genomic window carries:
- the lon gene encoding endopeptidase La: MEEKLFAQTSEYSMIEDIPKILPVLPLRDNVIFPYMIFPILVGREQSIRAANYALDNSKYIFLAAQKRSNIDEPTRDDIYTDGTIAKIIQILKLPNGLLKILVDGVIQGRISRFTERTNFFEAEIEVISPAEEDPREMKALIRQMSNLFKEYVKINKALPPEALTAFENIEEPDRKLFYVAANINQSIEVKQKILQKYSLKEQMYEVIRILNSEIEILKIEKEIENKVQENIAKTQRKFIIQEQIRILQEELGEEEDVSPEFVKLKEQIIKAKMPKQAHEKAMEELNKLKKTPPSSPEATVIRNYLDWLIDVPWYKKTKDNLDIKNVRKILDEDHYGLDKPKERIVEHIAVLNLVKSMRGQILCFVGPPGVGKTSLGKSIARALGRNFVRISLGGVKDEAEIRGHRRTYIGSMPGKIIQSMKRAKTINPVMLLDEIDKMSMDFRGDPSSAMLEVLDPEQNHTFNDHYLEVDYDLSQVMFITTANVRYNIPLPLQDRMEIIELPGYLEFEKFEIAKRHIIPKQIKAHGLEKFKIEFKDEAINKIITEYTREAGVRNLEREIASVLRKTAREIVLANYGNGKKKSKKNFVIDCETIEKFLGVPKYRTQKANKELRVGSVTGLAWTSVGGEILQVDATVMPGSEKLTLTGQIGDVMKESAMAALSYLRSNAKEFGLPPHFNKGKEIHIHLPEGAIPKDGPSAGITMAMALYSAFSGKPARNDVAMTGEITLRGNVLPIGGLNEKLLAARRNDISIVLIPKENEKDLNEIKPEVKEGLKIIPISTIKEAIPYVFGDIKSKKKKK; the protein is encoded by the coding sequence ATGGAAGAAAAATTATTTGCTCAAACTTCTGAATACTCGATGATTGAAGATATTCCCAAAATATTACCTGTCTTGCCTTTAAGAGATAATGTAATTTTTCCATATATGATATTTCCAATTTTAGTTGGAAGGGAACAATCAATTAGAGCTGCGAACTATGCTCTGGATAACTCTAAATACATATTTCTTGCAGCTCAAAAACGTTCAAATATTGATGAACCTACAAGAGATGATATTTATACTGATGGAACTATTGCAAAAATTATTCAGATATTGAAACTCCCTAATGGATTATTAAAAATTTTAGTAGATGGTGTAATACAGGGAAGGATTTCTCGCTTTACTGAGAGAACAAATTTTTTTGAAGCTGAAATTGAAGTCATATCACCAGCAGAAGAAGATCCACGCGAAATGAAAGCTTTGATTCGGCAGATGTCGAATCTTTTCAAAGAGTATGTTAAGATTAATAAAGCATTGCCACCCGAAGCATTGACTGCATTCGAAAATATTGAAGAACCTGATAGAAAACTTTTTTATGTAGCTGCAAATATTAACCAGTCTATTGAAGTAAAACAGAAAATACTTCAAAAATACTCGCTCAAAGAACAAATGTATGAAGTGATAAGGATTCTGAATTCTGAGATTGAGATATTGAAAATAGAGAAAGAAATTGAAAATAAAGTTCAGGAAAATATAGCTAAGACGCAGAGAAAATTTATTATTCAAGAACAGATAAGGATATTGCAAGAAGAACTTGGAGAAGAAGAAGATGTTTCGCCAGAGTTTGTTAAGTTAAAAGAGCAGATAATTAAAGCTAAAATGCCTAAACAGGCACACGAAAAAGCTATGGAAGAATTAAATAAACTTAAGAAAACTCCACCAAGTTCTCCCGAAGCAACAGTTATTCGAAATTATCTGGATTGGTTAATCGATGTTCCATGGTATAAGAAAACAAAAGATAATCTCGATATAAAAAATGTAAGAAAAATTTTAGATGAAGATCATTATGGACTTGATAAACCAAAAGAAAGAATTGTTGAACATATTGCAGTTTTAAATCTTGTTAAAAGTATGCGTGGACAGATATTATGTTTTGTAGGACCTCCTGGAGTTGGAAAAACTTCATTAGGTAAATCAATAGCCAGAGCACTGGGAAGAAATTTTGTTAGGATTTCATTAGGTGGTGTAAAAGACGAAGCAGAAATTCGTGGGCATAGAAGAACATATATTGGTTCAATGCCAGGCAAAATAATTCAATCCATGAAACGAGCAAAAACAATCAATCCAGTTATGTTGCTTGATGAAATTGATAAAATGAGTATGGATTTCCGTGGCGATCCTTCATCTGCAATGCTTGAAGTACTCGACCCCGAACAAAATCATACTTTTAATGATCACTATCTTGAAGTAGATTATGATTTATCGCAGGTAATGTTTATTACAACTGCTAATGTAAGATATAATATTCCACTCCCTTTACAGGATAGAATGGAAATAATAGAATTACCAGGTTATCTTGAATTCGAAAAGTTTGAAATAGCAAAACGTCATATTATTCCCAAACAAATTAAAGCACATGGACTTGAAAAATTTAAAATCGAGTTTAAGGATGAAGCTATAAATAAAATTATTACTGAATATACAAGAGAAGCTGGAGTAAGAAACTTAGAACGTGAAATTGCTTCTGTACTTAGAAAAACAGCTCGAGAAATTGTTCTTGCTAATTATGGTAATGGTAAGAAAAAATCAAAAAAGAATTTTGTGATTGATTGTGAAACAATCGAGAAATTTCTTGGTGTTCCAAAATATAGAACGCAAAAAGCAAATAAAGAATTGAGAGTTGGTAGTGTAACTGGTTTAGCATGGACAAGTGTAGGTGGAGAAATCTTACAGGTTGATGCAACAGTAATGCCCGGTTCTGAAAAATTAACTCTTACCGGTCAGATTGGTGATGTAATGAAAGAATCTGCTATGGCAGCATTAAGTTATTTGCGTTCTAATGCAAAAGAATTTGGATTACCTCCACATTTTAATAAAGGGAAAGAAATTCATATTCATTTACCTGAAGGTGCTATACCAAAAGATGGTCCTTCTGCAGGAATTACTATGGCAATGGCATTATATTCTGCTTTCAGTGGAAAACCAGCAAGAAATGATGTTGCTATGACAGGTGAAATAACTCTTCGTGGAAATGTTCTTCCAATAGGAGGATTAAACGAAAAACTTCTGGCTGCAAGAAGAAATGATATTTCAATTGTACTTATACCTAAAGAAAATGAAAAAGATTTGAACGAGATTAAACCAGAAGTTAAAGAGGGATTAAAAATAATTCCCATCTCAACTATAAAAGAAGCTATTCCTTATGTATTTGGTGATATTAAGAGCAAGAAGAAGAAAAAATAA
- a CDS encoding GAF domain-containing protein — MAEQIIVNKNLSDEEIYKTIIPQIENLINADDALISSFANFTAALKEAFDKISWIGFYFLKDNKLVLGPFQGKIACTEIELGKGVCGTSALKKETIIVENVNEFPGHIVCDSESKSEIVIPLLKDNNVIGVLDLDSYEYSAFNEIDKIYLENLCNLLMKKIRLNQLHNLIV; from the coding sequence ATGGCAGAACAAATAATTGTAAATAAAAATTTATCAGACGAAGAAATTTATAAGACCATAATTCCACAAATAGAAAATTTAATTAATGCTGATGATGCTTTAATATCTTCATTTGCAAATTTTACAGCTGCATTAAAAGAAGCATTTGATAAAATTAGCTGGATAGGTTTTTATTTTTTGAAAGATAACAAATTAGTTCTTGGTCCATTCCAGGGGAAAATTGCATGTACAGAAATTGAACTTGGTAAAGGTGTATGTGGAACATCTGCTTTAAAAAAAGAAACTATAATTGTAGAAAATGTTAATGAATTTCCAGGGCATATTGTATGTGATTCAGAATCAAAATCCGAAATTGTAATTCCTTTATTGAAAGATAATAATGTCATTGGAGTACTTGATTTGGATAGTTATGAATATTCTGCATTTAATGAAATTGATAAAATTTATTTAGAAAATCTTTGTAACTTGTTAATGAAAAAAATTCGTTTGAATCAATTACACAATCTAATCGTTTAA
- the dnaX gene encoding DNA polymerase III subunit gamma/tau yields MNYIVTARKWRPQKFDEVVGQEHITTTLKNAIRNNRVAHAYLFAGPRGVGKTTTARILAKVLNCLNPQDGEPCNECEMCKDFLNSQTLDIIEIDGASNRRIEEIRTLRESVKYAPTKGKYKIYIIDEVHMLTTESFNALLKTLEEPPEHTLFIFATTDVHKVPLTIISRCQRFDFRRIELNTIKKLLKNIADAEGIEIDDTALTIIAKKADGALRDAQSLFDQAISFSGNKVDSTLLSKMFNLIDEEIYFEISDAILDKNYKSAFEISQKIYDNGWNYIDFLNGLNEHFRNILTVVIRKDAKLVETADIYKNKYLSYLDKFSESDLLRILTFINKTQYELKASSNPKLKIEIALCQLIGIEKSETINELISKINAGNLNSELKEKETGYSSDNIKKKELSNVRPAFKSEVKIPEVKEFIPPTANDSDDFKNIIAKWHEFVEQVKTEKIFFGSVLINSNPVNFIDNKLKIEVEKPEDWDIICDNKSYLDKKTKDFFGKKIEFDIAKNTDTQNIHKSNLKDENPLINAIIEKLGAKEIKK; encoded by the coding sequence ATGAACTATATAGTAACAGCTCGTAAATGGAGACCACAAAAATTTGATGAAGTGGTTGGTCAAGAACATATAACCACAACATTAAAAAATGCCATTCGTAATAATAGAGTTGCTCATGCATATTTATTTGCTGGACCTCGAGGTGTTGGGAAAACTACTACTGCTCGTATATTAGCAAAGGTATTGAATTGTCTTAATCCTCAGGATGGAGAACCTTGCAATGAATGTGAAATGTGCAAAGATTTTCTTAATTCTCAAACACTTGATATAATTGAAATTGATGGAGCATCTAATAGAAGAATAGAAGAGATAAGAACATTAAGAGAATCTGTTAAATATGCACCTACCAAAGGAAAATATAAAATCTATATTATTGATGAAGTTCACATGCTTACAACAGAATCCTTCAATGCTCTACTTAAAACTCTTGAAGAGCCCCCAGAACATACACTTTTCATTTTTGCAACCACAGATGTTCATAAAGTTCCGCTAACAATAATTTCAAGATGCCAGAGATTTGATTTCAGAAGAATTGAATTAAATACAATTAAAAAACTTCTTAAAAATATAGCTGATGCTGAAGGAATTGAAATTGATGATACAGCTTTAACAATAATTGCAAAGAAAGCAGATGGTGCTTTAAGAGATGCACAAAGTCTTTTCGATCAGGCAATTTCTTTTAGTGGAAATAAAGTTGATTCTACTCTTCTTTCTAAAATGTTCAATTTGATTGATGAGGAAATTTATTTTGAAATTTCTGATGCAATTCTTGATAAAAATTATAAATCAGCTTTTGAAATCTCTCAAAAAATTTATGACAATGGATGGAATTATATTGATTTCTTAAATGGCTTAAATGAACATTTTAGAAATATCTTAACAGTTGTTATAAGAAAAGATGCTAAATTAGTTGAAACTGCTGATATCTATAAAAACAAATATCTATCTTATTTAGATAAATTTTCAGAAAGTGATTTATTAAGAATTCTTACATTTATTAATAAAACACAATATGAATTAAAAGCCTCTTCTAATCCAAAATTAAAAATTGAAATAGCACTATGCCAATTAATAGGTATTGAAAAATCAGAAACAATTAATGAATTGATTTCTAAAATTAATGCAGGTAATCTAAATTCAGAACTTAAGGAAAAAGAGACAGGTTATTCCAGCGATAATATTAAAAAAAAAGAACTATCTAACGTAAGACCAGCCTTCAAATCAGAAGTCAAAATTCCAGAAGTAAAAGAATTTATTCCGCCTACAGCTAATGATTCAGATGATTTTAAAAATATAATTGCAAAATGGCACGAATTTGTTGAACAGGTAAAAACCGAAAAAATATTTTTTGGCTCGGTATTAATAAATTCTAATCCAGTAAACTTTATTGATAATAAACTAAAAATCGAAGTTGAAAAGCCAGAAGACTGGGATATAATTTGTGATAATAAAAGCTACCTTGATAAAAAAACAAAAGATTTTTTTGGAAAAAAAATTGAATTCGATATAGCAAAAAATACAGACACACAAAATATTCATAAGAGCAATTTGAAAGATGAAAACCCTCTTATAAATGCTATAATCGAAAAGCTCGGTGCTAAAGAAATTAAAAAATAA
- a CDS encoding LamG domain-containing protein: MNFYNCIVSFSFVILFTIQSFSQEDFYYRVWQLNNQDSIAGFKTTFLIDKPDKIKTQFGESLYFDGINDGLLINHNPVAGFTNFTIEILFMPDSSSNLDNYEQRFLHIKNSDDSRRILIELRLVRNNKWSLDTFIKSENSRCTLIDTSLQHPTNQWYHVALTYSDGLMKHYVNGNKELEGKVDYQPIDSEAKISIGVRQNMKSWFKGTISYISFTNKSLNPEEFLLLRKIHY, from the coding sequence ATGAACTTTTATAATTGTATTGTAAGTTTTAGTTTCGTTATTCTTTTCACAATTCAATCTTTTTCTCAAGAAGATTTTTATTATAGAGTCTGGCAATTAAACAACCAGGATTCTATTGCAGGATTTAAGACAACATTCCTTATTGATAAACCAGATAAAATTAAAACACAATTTGGCGAATCTTTATATTTTGATGGAATTAATGATGGCTTATTGATTAATCACAATCCAGTTGCAGGTTTCACTAATTTTACAATCGAAATTTTATTTATGCCAGATTCTTCTTCAAACTTGGATAATTATGAGCAAAGATTTTTACACATTAAAAATTCGGATGATAGTAGAAGAATTCTTATTGAATTAAGATTAGTTAGAAATAACAAATGGTCACTTGATACATTTATTAAATCAGAAAATTCTCGATGTACACTTATCGATACCTCTCTTCAACATCCAACAAATCAATGGTATCATGTAGCATTAACATACAGTGATGGTTTGATGAAACATTATGTTAATGGTAATAAAGAACTTGAAGGTAAGGTAGATTATCAACCAATAGATAGCGAAGCTAAAATATCAATTGGCGTTAGGCAAAATATGAAATCCTGGTTTAAAGGAACGATAAGTTATATTAGTTTTACAAATAAATCATTAAATCCCGAAGAGTTTTTACTCTTAAGGAAAATTCACTATTAA
- a CDS encoding PGPGW domain-containing protein, with translation MKIKKLFISIIGGILLIIGIIMIIVPGPAYLIIPAGLGILGTEYIWARRMHDKFKNGLQKFLKLKKLKR, from the coding sequence ATGAAAATTAAAAAGTTATTCATAAGTATAATTGGAGGAATTTTATTAATTATTGGAATAATCATGATAATTGTACCTGGTCCAGCCTATTTAATAATTCCAGCTGGACTTGGAATTTTAGGGACTGAATATATCTGGGCAAGAAGAATGCATGATAAATTTAAAAATGGATTACAAAAATTTTTAAAATTAAAAAAATTGAAAAGATGA
- a CDS encoding prolyl oligopeptidase family serine peptidase encodes MKNLITIILIVFLQLQVFCQQLHYPPAKKISHIDNYHGTNVEDPYRWLEDLNSEETKEWIKAQNELTNSYFSNIPFREKIKKRLTDLWNYERYTNPIKIGEYYIYSKNDGLQEQNVYYIQKGINGTPEVLIDPNKLSEDGSISLSGIYFSKDNKYLSYGISRGGSDWREFYVMDLSTKKLLSDKILWSKFTGNAWYKNGFFYGRYDEPKKGEELKQSNQFQKVFYHKIGTSQSEDELVIEDRQHPKRLFEATVSDDEKYLIIYVAEGSSSYNLLWYKNLSNNSSIIKLIDQFEAEYNFIDNINDKFLVLTNYEAPNNKLVLIDLKNPEKENWKTLIPESKNVIQNVAHVGDKLIVTYLEDAHSKISIFNEEGNYLYDIKLPTIGTVYGFSGKNNDTETFYTFTSFTYPPTIYRYDVINNKSELFKKSKVNFESENYEVHQVFYESKDETKIPMFLIHKKDLELNGKNPALLYAYGGFKISQLPSFAIPRLSLLENGFVYALACIRGGGEYGETWHKAGMFEKKQNVFDDFISAAEWLIKNNYTSPQMLAIQGGSNGGLLVGAVINQRPDLFKVAFPMVGVMDMLRFHKFTIGWAWISEYGSSDNPEQFKYLIKYSPLHNIKNVEYPATLVTTADHDDRVFPAHSFKYIATLQEKNSGNNPALIRIETKVGHGAGTSTSKSIELYTDLWSFMFYNLGITPIY; translated from the coding sequence ATGAAAAATCTAATAACAATAATTCTAATTGTTTTTCTACAATTACAGGTTTTCTGCCAGCAACTTCATTATCCACCAGCGAAAAAAATTTCACACATTGATAATTACCATGGAACAAATGTAGAAGATCCTTATAGATGGCTTGAAGATTTAAACTCAGAAGAAACTAAAGAGTGGATTAAAGCACAGAATGAACTGACAAACAGCTACTTTTCAAATATTCCTTTCAGAGAAAAAATAAAAAAAAGATTGACTGATTTATGGAATTATGAAAGATATACTAATCCCATAAAAATTGGTGAATATTATATTTACTCAAAAAATGATGGGCTACAGGAACAAAATGTATATTATATTCAAAAAGGAATTAATGGAACTCCTGAAGTCTTAATTGATCCAAACAAATTATCAGAAGATGGATCAATTTCTCTTTCTGGAATTTATTTTTCTAAAGATAATAAATATCTAAGCTATGGTATTTCACGAGGAGGTTCAGACTGGCGAGAATTCTATGTGATGGATTTGTCTACAAAAAAATTACTAAGTGATAAAATACTCTGGTCTAAATTTACAGGTAACGCCTGGTATAAAAATGGATTCTTTTATGGAAGATATGATGAACCTAAAAAGGGAGAAGAATTAAAACAATCAAATCAGTTTCAAAAAGTATTCTATCACAAAATTGGTACTTCTCAATCAGAAGATGAACTTGTAATCGAAGATCGTCAACATCCTAAACGATTATTTGAAGCAACTGTTTCAGATGATGAAAAATATTTGATTATCTATGTAGCGGAAGGCTCTTCTTCATACAATTTATTGTGGTATAAAAATCTCTCGAATAATAGTTCTATTATAAAATTAATTGATCAATTTGAAGCAGAATATAATTTCATTGACAATATTAATGATAAATTTTTAGTCCTTACAAATTATGAAGCTCCAAATAACAAATTAGTATTAATTGATTTAAAGAATCCAGAAAAAGAAAATTGGAAGACACTGATTCCAGAATCTAAAAATGTAATTCAAAATGTTGCACATGTTGGAGACAAATTAATAGTAACATATTTAGAAGATGCTCACAGTAAAATATCTATATTTAATGAAGAAGGAAATTATCTTTATGATATCAAGTTACCAACAATAGGTACTGTTTATGGTTTTTCTGGAAAAAATAATGATACAGAAACATTTTATACATTTACATCTTTTACTTACCCACCTACAATCTATAGATATGATGTTATAAACAATAAGTCAGAATTATTTAAGAAAAGCAAGGTTAATTTTGAATCTGAGAATTATGAAGTTCATCAAGTTTTTTATGAAAGTAAAGATGAAACAAAAATCCCAATGTTTTTAATACACAAAAAAGATTTAGAACTAAACGGGAAAAATCCTGCATTGTTATACGCTTATGGTGGCTTTAAAATATCACAATTGCCATCATTCGCAATTCCAAGATTATCTTTATTAGAAAATGGTTTTGTGTATGCATTAGCTTGCATACGTGGTGGTGGTGAATATGGTGAAACATGGCACAAAGCAGGCATGTTTGAAAAGAAACAAAATGTATTTGATGATTTTATTTCTGCTGCTGAGTGGTTAATAAAAAATAATTATACATCTCCTCAAATGTTAGCTATACAGGGCGGTTCTAATGGTGGATTATTAGTTGGTGCTGTTATAAATCAAAGACCGGATTTATTTAAAGTTGCATTCCCCATGGTAGGAGTTATGGATATGTTACGCTTTCATAAATTTACAATTGGTTGGGCATGGATATCAGAATATGGTTCAAGTGATAATCCAGAACAATTTAAATACTTAATAAAATATTCACCGCTACATAATATCAAAAATGTTGAGTATCCAGCAACATTAGTAACCACTGCAGATCATGATGATCGAGTATTTCCAGCTCATTCATTTAAATATATTGCTACACTGCAAGAAAAAAATTCTGGCAACAATCCTGCTTTAATTCGTATAGAAACAAAAGTAGGACACGGTGCTGGAACAAGTACTTCCAAATCGATTGAGTTATACACAGATTTATGGTCATTTATGTTTTATAATTTAGGAATAACACCAATATATTAA
- a CDS encoding Glu/Leu/Phe/Val family dehydrogenase yields MKSKEFNPFEMAQAQFDKIADMLNLDEATRQLLRYPLREYHFSIPVKMDDGTTKIFRGFRVQHNDARGPSKGGIRFHPHETIDTVRALAMWMTWKCAVVNIPLGGGKGGVICDPHHLSMKEQEQICRGWVRQMAKNVGPVNDIPAPDVMTNAQHMLWMLDEYETIYGGKYPGFITGKPVGMGGSLGRTEATGYGVIFTLREALKELGIDIKETTMSVQGFGNVAQYAIELYQKLGGKVIAVASWDEQDQCSYTFRKKDGIDKDELLKITDKFGGIDKEKAKDLGYEVLNGDEWISQDVDILLPAALENQIHGDNVSRISNKVRIIVEGANGPTTPEADKVIQERGIFLIPDFLANAGGVTCSYFEQVQSNMNYYWEKDEVLSKLDVKMTSAYQSVSELARKRNLYMRDAAYIISVSRVAQACKDRGWV; encoded by the coding sequence ATGAAATCAAAAGAATTCAATCCATTTGAAATGGCACAAGCCCAATTTGATAAGATAGCAGATATGCTAAACCTTGACGAAGCAACTCGTCAACTTTTAAGATATCCATTAAGGGAATATCATTTTAGTATCCCTGTTAAAATGGATGATGGTACAACAAAAATATTTAGAGGCTTCAGAGTTCAACACAATGATGCAAGAGGTCCATCAAAAGGGGGTATCCGCTTTCATCCACACGAAACAATTGATACAGTAAGAGCACTTGCAATGTGGATGACATGGAAGTGTGCTGTTGTAAATATTCCGTTGGGAGGAGGAAAAGGAGGAGTAATATGCGATCCACATCATCTAAGCATGAAAGAACAGGAACAGATCTGTCGTGGTTGGGTTCGTCAGATGGCAAAAAATGTTGGACCTGTAAATGATATACCTGCACCAGATGTTATGACAAATGCACAACATATGCTCTGGATGCTTGATGAGTATGAAACTATATATGGTGGAAAATATCCTGGATTTATAACTGGAAAACCTGTCGGTATGGGAGGCTCTCTTGGAAGAACAGAAGCAACTGGTTATGGTGTTATTTTTACTTTGCGAGAAGCATTAAAAGAATTGGGAATTGATATCAAAGAAACAACAATGTCTGTTCAGGGATTTGGTAATGTTGCTCAATATGCTATTGAATTATATCAAAAATTAGGTGGTAAAGTAATTGCAGTTGCAAGCTGGGATGAACAGGATCAGTGTTCTTATACCTTTAGAAAAAAAGATGGAATTGATAAAGATGAACTTCTGAAAATAACAGATAAATTTGGCGGCATCGATAAAGAGAAAGCAAAAGATCTTGGTTATGAAGTTTTAAATGGTGATGAGTGGATTTCTCAAGATGTTGATATTTTATTGCCAGCTGCCTTAGAAAATCAAATTCATGGAGATAATGTTTCCAGAATAAGTAATAAAGTCAGAATTATAGTCGAAGGAGCCAATGGTCCTACTACTCCTGAAGCAGATAAAGTAATTCAAGAAAGAGGAATTTTCTTGATACCAGATTTTCTTGCAAATGCTGGTGGAGTTACATGTAGCTACTTTGAACAGGTTCAATCAAATATGAATTATTACTGGGAAAAAGATGAAGTATTAAGTAAGCTTGATGTGAAGATGACATCAGCTTATCAATCTGTTAGTGAACTTGCAAGAAAAAGAAATTTATATATGAGAGATGCAGCATATATAATTTCTGTAAGTCGAGTTGCACAAGCTTGTAAAGATCGGGGTTGGGTTTAG